The Candidatus Zixiibacteriota bacterium DNA window GCGCCGGCTACCGATGCCGCTTCGTACAATTCCTCCGGTATCGCCTTCAATCCGGCAAGAAAAATCAACATGTAATATCCGACCGACATCCAGACATCCATTGCCATTATCGAAAGCAGAGCGGTCTTGCTGGAAAGAAGAAAGCCGTTTTCAGGAGGATGCATCCACAGCATCTTAGCCAGCAGGAAGAGGTAACCGTCGCGCGAATATAAGTTGGTGAAGACAAGGGCAATAACGACCATGGACGTGACAGACGGCACAAAATAGCCGGAGCGGAAGAGAGCCTGGCCCGGGATTTTCTTTTCCACCAGAAGCGCCAGAATCAGCGCGATGACGGTCGTAAAAGGAATTGTTCCAAGAACAAATATGAAAGTATTTGTCAGCGCCTCGATAAAAGCCTTATCCCGAAAAAGATTCAAGTAATTCTCGAACCCGACCCAGTTGTAATCGGAGCGCATCAGGCGATAATCGGTGAATCCGAGTAAGAACGAATAGACCAGCGGAAACAGCCAGAAAGCCAGGAATGTCAGAGTCCAGGGGGAGGCAAGAAGATTTCCGGCGAGAGACTGCCTCTTCATTTGCTGTCAATCAGCTTCTGAATCTTATTGCGCGCTTCATACAGCGTCTCCACCATAGGCGCTCCCTTAAACAGAATATCTTCGAGCATGGTCTCAATAATATCTTCAATATAGACCCATTGCGGGTCGGGGGGAGGGAAGTCGGAGAGACGAAGCTGCGAAACAAAGGTCATAATGTTCGGGTCATCTTTAAAGAATGGGTCAAGGGCGGCTTCTTTATGCGAGGGATTGGCAGAGTAGTTCGTCTTGCAGAATAATATTTGATTCTCTTTAGACGCAAGATACTTGATAAACCGGATAGCCTCTTTCTTATGCGGCGACTGGCTGCTGACAGCCAGATATTCCCCCCCGACAAATGATTTACCCGGATATTCAGGTCCGGGAATCAAAGACGTAACAAAATCAAAATCAAGGATTTCCTTCTTTATCCTCTTGAGGAGCCAATCCCCTGAAATAATAACGCCGACTTTTCCGGCAAGAAAAGCATCCTCCAGCCGCCTTTGAGTATCAATCATGCCACAACTGTCGGAAAGTTCCTTATAGAATTTGAGAGCCTGATAACATCTGTCGCTGGAAATCACGGCGTACCTGCCGTCTTCGCTGATTATTTTCCCCCCGGTTGACCAGTAAAATGGAAGAAATTTCTTATACAAGGTATGTTTTTCGGCGGCGTTGGCGCCGAAACCATAGATATCCTCACCCAGCGAATCAATCTTGTAACAAAGGAGTTTCATATGCTCCCAGTTAGCCGGAACATATTTGTCTTTGAGCCCGGCTTTGACAGAAAGCTCATTATTGACAAAAAGCACCCTGGTGCCGAGAATCCAGGGGAAGGCGTAAATCTCACTGTCCAGAGTGGACGGCGCCCAGCCATAGAATTTGGAGGTGTCCGCGACTACCTCTGCAGTTAATGGCGCAATCTGACCGGCCGAAGCAAATTCCCAGACCCAGTCCGAACCCAACTCCACGATATCGGGAGCCGCGCCGGATGAAAAAGAAATGACGATTTTTTCATGCCCGTTTGCCCAGGTCAAATCGGTAATATTGATTTTGACACCCGGATTTGCCGCTTCATAATCGGCAACCATTTTCTCGATTGCAGGTCTTATTGCCGGGTCGGTCCAGAACTGCCACCATTCAATAGTAACCCCGTCAGTCTTGCTGCCGCCGCACTGGAGCAGAAGCAAAAGCGATATTATTGCGAGTGAAATATAAATACTTTTCATAATAGCTTATCAAATAAAAGGCGCTGTCCTCAATGTCAAGTTAAACTTTTTGTTGATTTTGGCTGCCGCAGAAAATTTAATATAAATTATGAGGAAGGCATTGCTCGTAATATTGTTAGAACCGGCTATCATTCTCCTGCTCTGTACACTCTTCTTAGCGTCGCCCGTTAACGCTGCGGATGGTCCCGAAACGTCAACCGCCTGGTTTGACAGCAGAACCCTTCCGGCTCTGAT harbors:
- a CDS encoding sugar ABC transporter permease, giving the protein MKRQSLAGNLLASPWTLTFLAFWLFPLVYSFLLGFTDYRLMRSDYNWVGFENYLNLFRDKAFIEALTNTFIFVLGTIPFTTVIALILALLVEKKIPGQALFRSGYFVPSVTSMVVIALVFTNLYSRDGYLFLLAKMLWMHPPENGFLLSSKTALLSIMAMDVWMSVGYYMLIFLAGLKAIPEELYEAASVAGA
- a CDS encoding extracellular solute-binding protein; protein product: MKSIYISLAIISLLLLLQCGGSKTDGVTIEWWQFWTDPAIRPAIEKMVADYEAANPGVKINITDLTWANGHEKIVISFSSGAAPDIVELGSDWVWEFASAGQIAPLTAEVVADTSKFYGWAPSTLDSEIYAFPWILGTRVLFVNNELSVKAGLKDKYVPANWEHMKLLCYKIDSLGEDIYGFGANAAEKHTLYKKFLPFYWSTGGKIISEDGRYAVISSDRCYQALKFYKELSDSCGMIDTQRRLEDAFLAGKVGVIISGDWLLKRIKKEILDFDFVTSLIPGPEYPGKSFVGGEYLAVSSQSPHKKEAIRFIKYLASKENQILFCKTNYSANPSHKEAALDPFFKDDPNIMTFVSQLRLSDFPPPDPQWVYIEDIIETMLEDILFKGAPMVETLYEARNKIQKLIDSK